The following proteins are encoded in a genomic region of Gimesia algae:
- a CDS encoding DUF5690 family protein: MRFQSEYISTRLGQSNRGVLTAWSVVAAFTTYFCMYAFRKPFTVAQYEDLVFWGVGYKVILLFAQVSGYALSKLIGIKVISEMTPHRRAAMILSLIAIAHLALLPYAIAPYWLKPLFLFCNGLPLGMVFGCVFAFLEGRRVTEAMAAGLCASFIMASGTVKSAGAILMSSYGVTEFWMPFLTGALFWLPLLVGVWMLEQIPPPSELDVTARSKRSPFNGHERRQFYSRNALGLTVLILLMVLLTIFRSVRDDYAAEIWSGFGVDKPQIFAQSEMLVAIAVIALSAVVVFIGANYRAFLTGMIMVGLGFGCALVTTLSYWGTTAWTEAAAFQFMVLIGISLYVPYVLFHTTIYERVIAMIRDKSNVGYLLYLGDFAGYISTVILMVIVNLIFQKDLDFVALLFWLALIISPVSIAGTLVVVWYFRQKQTVSEAGRLLELETETSLTPNTGVVS; encoded by the coding sequence ATGCGATTTCAATCGGAGTACATCTCGACGCGTCTGGGACAGAGTAACCGAGGTGTCCTGACCGCCTGGTCTGTGGTCGCAGCATTTACCACTTATTTCTGTATGTATGCGTTTCGTAAACCGTTCACCGTCGCACAATATGAAGACCTGGTATTCTGGGGAGTCGGCTATAAAGTCATTCTGCTGTTTGCCCAGGTCAGCGGTTATGCCCTGTCTAAACTGATCGGTATCAAAGTCATTTCCGAAATGACGCCCCACCGCCGGGCAGCCATGATTCTGTCGCTGATCGCGATCGCCCATCTGGCGCTGCTTCCATATGCGATTGCCCCCTACTGGTTGAAGCCGTTATTTCTGTTCTGTAACGGCTTACCGCTGGGCATGGTCTTTGGCTGCGTCTTCGCGTTCCTGGAAGGACGGCGTGTGACCGAAGCGATGGCCGCCGGCTTGTGTGCCAGTTTCATCATGGCTTCCGGAACGGTCAAATCCGCGGGTGCCATTCTGATGTCGTCCTATGGCGTCACCGAATTCTGGATGCCCTTTCTCACCGGTGCCCTGTTCTGGCTCCCGCTTTTAGTGGGAGTCTGGATGCTGGAGCAAATTCCCCCGCCCAGCGAACTGGATGTGACCGCCCGTTCGAAACGCTCCCCCTTTAACGGCCATGAGCGGAGACAGTTTTACTCCCGTAATGCGCTGGGATTAACGGTATTGATACTACTTATGGTCTTACTCACCATCTTTCGCAGTGTGCGCGATGACTACGCTGCGGAAATCTGGTCCGGATTCGGCGTGGATAAACCGCAAATTTTTGCCCAGTCAGAAATGCTGGTCGCGATCGCTGTCATTGCCTTGAGCGCAGTCGTCGTCTTCATCGGCGCTAACTATCGCGCCTTTCTGACAGGCATGATCATGGTCGGTCTCGGCTTCGGGTGTGCCCTGGTGACAACGCTCTCTTACTGGGGAACCACCGCCTGGACAGAAGCGGCCGCGTTTCAGTTCATGGTGCTCATTGGCATCAGTCTGTATGTGCCTTACGTCCTGTTTCATACCACAATCTATGAACGTGTCATCGCCATGATCCGTGACAAAAGCAACGTCGGATACCTGCTCTATCTTGGAGATTTTGCAGGTTACATCAGCACGGTGATCCTGATGGTCATCGTCAATCTTATCTTTCAGAAGGATCTGGATTTCGTGGCCCTGCTGTTCTGGCTGGCGCTGATCATCTCGCCCGTCTCCATCGCAGGCACACTGGTCGTCGTCTGGTATTTTCGCCAGAAACAGACGGTCAGCGAAGCCGGGCGATTGCTCGAACTGGAAACCGAAACCAGCCTGACCCCCAATACAGGTGTCGTATCATGA
- a CDS encoding ankyrin repeat domain-containing protein translates to MQIHFAARRGDISALQRQLTSGVNINENDRDGKTPLMHAAEDRRAHLDTLQWLIDQGAEVNWPCSTVQETPLLLAARSARIDKVQFLLARGANPRYVSPQGYTVITTLPGSLDPAHLEILNLLLRAGADPNAISEYGESPLRNALSEGNFAAVKLLLEHGADRDSVQMTDLMWAIVLGSVEQVASEIRAGSDVSTRNDWEMSPWLLSLQTGDFDKAKLLWEQGAKLTDQDRRSQTPLMHAVLAQHAEMTAWFISLGADLNSTNFLDMTPLNLAAGSGSVTCAKLLLEAGANLDPENGEPVITNAASPEMVRTLISHGADINAVDREGYWLLKSAAEEGDYQFACELLDLGADPDATSTGATALHTAVMHDQLEIVTALLQHGADPNAYDVDSWTPLMFAQSLECVELLLSGGAKIGATDNCDDDVIQHHTDPEIIQRLQSAGASIETQPESFNSLLHTAAQRGDLTLLEYLLNQQIDINTPLQGGVTPLMTAAEQGHAVVLERILASGADLHACNEQGRTALFYAAAPEAFLAFQLTYEYSEEEMKLELLEELDDPSAEAREFFSQLDFSLNFGYTPSDDITALELLLAAGANIETRDFEGATPLLVACRCGRPSRVDRLLQHGADHNAKDTQGRTAKELTALHHDYEHRKQILKLLNEET, encoded by the coding sequence CCGACGTGGCGATATCAGCGCCCTGCAGCGCCAGTTGACCTCTGGCGTGAATATTAATGAAAATGACCGTGATGGAAAAACTCCGTTAATGCACGCGGCTGAAGACCGTCGGGCACACCTTGATACCCTGCAATGGCTCATTGATCAGGGCGCTGAGGTCAACTGGCCCTGCTCTACAGTTCAAGAGACTCCCCTCCTGCTGGCGGCTCGTTCAGCCAGAATTGACAAAGTCCAGTTCCTGTTGGCCCGGGGAGCCAATCCCCGCTATGTCAGCCCGCAGGGCTACACTGTGATTACCACTCTGCCTGGATCTCTCGACCCCGCTCACCTCGAAATCCTGAATCTCTTGCTCCGTGCGGGGGCAGATCCAAATGCAATTTCTGAATATGGTGAATCCCCGCTGCGGAATGCATTAAGTGAAGGAAATTTCGCCGCGGTCAAACTGCTGCTGGAGCACGGAGCCGATCGCGATTCCGTCCAGATGACCGACCTGATGTGGGCCATCGTCCTGGGCTCGGTAGAGCAGGTCGCCTCTGAGATCCGCGCAGGCTCAGATGTTTCCACCCGCAATGACTGGGAGATGTCCCCCTGGCTGCTCAGCCTGCAGACAGGCGACTTCGACAAAGCAAAACTCCTCTGGGAGCAGGGCGCAAAACTGACCGACCAGGATCGCCGCAGTCAGACACCTTTGATGCACGCAGTACTGGCGCAACATGCAGAGATGACGGCCTGGTTCATCTCTCTGGGCGCAGATCTCAATAGCACCAACTTTCTGGACATGACTCCGCTTAACCTGGCTGCAGGATCGGGCTCGGTCACCTGCGCGAAATTATTACTGGAAGCAGGGGCCAACCTGGATCCCGAAAACGGAGAACCTGTAATCACAAATGCAGCAAGCCCCGAGATGGTGCGTACCCTGATCAGTCACGGTGCGGATATCAATGCCGTGGACAGAGAAGGCTACTGGCTGTTGAAATCAGCAGCAGAGGAAGGAGATTATCAGTTTGCCTGCGAACTCCTCGACCTGGGAGCCGATCCGGATGCAACCAGTACCGGCGCAACCGCACTGCACACCGCTGTCATGCATGATCAGCTGGAAATTGTCACCGCGCTGCTTCAACATGGTGCCGACCCCAATGCATATGATGTGGATAGCTGGACGCCACTGATGTTTGCTCAATCACTGGAATGCGTCGAACTGCTGCTCTCAGGCGGCGCAAAGATTGGCGCCACAGATAACTGTGATGATGATGTGATTCAACACCACACCGATCCGGAAATCATCCAGCGTCTTCAGTCCGCAGGCGCCAGTATCGAGACTCAACCGGAATCATTTAACAGCCTGCTGCACACTGCCGCGCAAAGGGGAGACCTGACTCTGCTTGAGTATTTGTTGAATCAGCAAATTGATATCAACACACCACTCCAGGGTGGTGTCACTCCCCTCATGACCGCGGCAGAACAGGGACACGCTGTCGTTCTGGAACGCATCCTGGCGTCGGGAGCCGACCTGCATGCCTGTAACGAACAGGGGCGGACGGCACTCTTCTATGCTGCTGCCCCGGAAGCGTTTCTCGCTTTTCAGCTGACATACGAATATTCAGAAGAAGAAATGAAACTGGAACTCCTGGAGGAGTTAGATGATCCGTCAGCAGAAGCCCGGGAATTCTTCTCTCAACTGGATTTTTCACTGAATTTCGGATACACCCCCAGTGATGACATCACCGCTCTGGAACTGCTGCTGGCGGCAGGAGCCAACATCGAAACCCGCGACTTTGAAGGTGCCACTCCACTTCTGGTGGCCTGTCGCTGTGGTCGCCCCTCACGGGTTGACCGGTTGTTACAACACGGCGCAGATCATAACGCCAAAGATACACAAGGCCGTACTGCAAAGGAATTAACGGCATTACACCATGATTACGAGCACCGTAAACAGATTCTTAAACTTCTGAATGAAGAAACATAA